In Methanobacterium paludis, the following proteins share a genomic window:
- a CDS encoding V-type ATP synthase subunit I has translation MFKPAKMNKLKVITLDKYADSAVNSLHEDGIVQIYDISERIQNDAEWKQILKPSKANPHTGKVSSLLMKTSGIADFLESMEKGKGGIKNTLKGFINPPIIEKKEIKVLSTEDLIEKAESTIADVESKTKSIEAQLNQLDAEKSALDDAYKVADELKYFDVDLANLDESKYTSIITGKIPVSNLEKFKENAAAVTDEVLIFEVPIDSKKSKNKEISQTIIIITLSKYGEEFTGLLRRLEFDKFDVSGISGKPEEVMKNSETRVQAIETEKETHFDELAVIADEWKDKLLILKEQLEVEKERNEIYSSFGETEHTMMFEAWVPVKRMKKALEIIDKSTEGYSVVEVSDPDEEKDDIPSHLENPRFAKPYETLVDMYSPPNYKEIDPTIFVAIMFPFFFGYCLTDAGYGIIDAIIGYLLYRGLGRSNKTMRNFGLIFIACGVWAFILGMVTNGFIGDLVPRFVMGNTSGMLPTVIPAFNAFVHPENILYMALIIGILHINLGLIMGARNNIINGKIGEALGSQIDWIILELAIVLYLVTGSAIIGGVVAVIAIGIMMYYNGVMGIMDILSFLGTILSYSRLLALCLSTGGIAMTVNILAQLSGNMIPYIGIILAPIIFIGGHIFNLAFQSLGAFIHSLRLHYVEFFSQFYEGGSSKFKPFQAERKLTKIRR, from the coding sequence ATGTTCAAACCAGCGAAAATGAATAAGCTCAAGGTAATAACCTTGGACAAGTACGCTGATTCTGCAGTGAATTCACTTCATGAAGATGGAATTGTACAAATCTACGACATCTCAGAAAGAATTCAGAATGATGCAGAATGGAAACAGATACTTAAACCCTCAAAAGCAAACCCCCATACAGGTAAAGTATCATCTCTTCTCATGAAAACCTCGGGAATCGCGGATTTCCTTGAATCCATGGAGAAGGGAAAAGGAGGCATAAAAAATACCCTAAAAGGTTTTATTAACCCACCTATAATTGAAAAGAAAGAGATAAAAGTTCTTAGTACAGAAGATCTTATTGAGAAAGCAGAATCTACAATTGCAGATGTTGAGTCCAAAACCAAATCCATTGAAGCACAGTTAAATCAGTTGGATGCTGAGAAAAGTGCATTGGACGATGCATATAAGGTTGCAGATGAACTAAAATATTTTGACGTTGATCTTGCTAATTTAGATGAATCAAAGTATACATCAATTATAACAGGTAAAATACCAGTTTCTAACCTTGAAAAGTTCAAGGAAAATGCAGCTGCTGTTACTGATGAAGTTCTTATTTTTGAAGTTCCTATTGATTCTAAAAAATCGAAAAATAAAGAGATCTCACAAACTATTATTATCATAACCTTATCAAAGTACGGTGAAGAATTCACAGGACTCCTAAGAAGACTGGAATTTGATAAATTCGATGTTTCAGGAATTTCAGGTAAACCTGAAGAAGTGATGAAAAATTCTGAAACTCGAGTTCAGGCCATAGAAACTGAAAAAGAAACTCATTTTGACGAACTTGCAGTTATTGCAGATGAATGGAAGGATAAACTTCTAATTCTTAAAGAACAGCTGGAAGTTGAAAAAGAGAGAAATGAAATATATTCTTCATTTGGTGAAACAGAACACACAATGATGTTTGAGGCCTGGGTTCCAGTAAAACGGATGAAAAAAGCCCTGGAAATAATTGACAAATCCACTGAAGGTTATTCAGTTGTTGAAGTATCGGATCCAGATGAAGAAAAAGATGATATTCCTAGTCATCTCGAAAATCCGCGCTTTGCAAAGCCTTATGAAACGTTAGTGGATATGTATTCACCTCCAAATTATAAGGAGATAGATCCAACCATTTTCGTGGCAATTATGTTCCCATTCTTCTTTGGGTACTGTCTTACCGACGCAGGTTATGGTATAATTGATGCAATTATCGGATATCTTCTCTACAGAGGACTTGGACGAAGCAACAAAACAATGCGTAATTTCGGCCTCATATTCATTGCTTGTGGTGTATGGGCATTCATACTCGGAATGGTAACCAATGGTTTCATAGGAGATTTAGTGCCAAGATTTGTTATGGGAAACACAAGTGGAATGCTTCCAACAGTTATTCCGGCATTTAACGCATTCGTACACCCTGAAAACATACTTTACATGGCTTTAATAATTGGTATACTTCATATCAACCTCGGATTAATCATGGGTGCACGTAACAACATAATAAATGGAAAAATCGGAGAAGCACTTGGTTCTCAAATTGATTGGATAATTCTAGAGTTAGCTATTGTACTTTATTTAGTCACAGGCTCAGCCATTATTGGAGGAGTTGTTGCAGTAATAGCAATTGGAATAATGATGTATTACAACGGAGTCATGGGAATCATGGACATACTGAGTTTCCTTGGAACAATACTATCTTATTCCCGTTTACTGGCACTTTGTCTTTCAACAGGTGGAATAGCAATGACAGTCAACATCCTAGCACAGTTATCCGGAAATATGATACCATACATAGGCATTATTCTGGCTCCAATAATATTCATTGGAGGACACATATTCAACCTGGCTTTCCAGAGTTTAGGTGCATTTATACATTCATTACGTTTACATTACGTCGAATTTTTCAGTCAATTTTACGAGGGTGGAAGTTCAAAATTCAAACCCTTCCAAGCTGAAAGAAAACTTACGAAAATTAGGAGGTAA
- a CDS encoding ATP synthase subunit K (produces ATP from ADP in the presence of a proton gradient across the membrane; the K subunit is a nonenzymatic component which binds the dimeric form by interacting with the G and E subunits): MAVEITLGTALAAIGAGVAVGFAALGSGIGQGIASAGAVGAVAEDKSMFAQGMVFTAIPETQAIYGFLISILLLVFSGLMGGHTLSVTTGLVAIGAGAAVGFAGLGSGMGQGIASSASVGAVVEDKSMFAQGMVFTAIPETQAIYGFLIAILLLVFGGILGA, from the coding sequence ATGGCAGTAGAAATAACATTAGGTACAGCTTTAGCAGCAATAGGAGCGGGAGTGGCCGTAGGATTCGCTGCATTAGGATCAGGTATAGGACAGGGAATAGCATCAGCAGGTGCTGTGGGAGCAGTAGCTGAAGATAAAAGTATGTTCGCACAAGGTATGGTATTCACTGCTATCCCAGAGACACAGGCTATATACGGTTTCTTAATATCAATCCTACTTCTAGTATTCTCAGGACTCATGGGTGGACACACACTTAGTGTAACCACAGGACTTGTGGCAATAGGTGCAGGTGCAGCAGTTGGATTTGCAGGTTTAGGATCAGGTATGGGTCAAGGTATCGCTTCATCAGCATCCGTAGGTGCAGTTGTTGAAGATAAAAGTATGTTCGCACAAGGTATGGTATTCACTGCTATCCCAGAGACACAGGCTATATACGGTTTCTTAATAGCAATCTTGCTTCTCGTATTCGGTGGAATTCTCGGAGCATAA
- a CDS encoding V-type proton ATPase subunit E: MSSGAEKIVSNIISDAQSKADATIQKAQEETTAILEEGKNKAQMESEKILENAEKQANMKYQQLISEAKMNSKRMELEAREEIIEESFRKAREELKKIASTSTEEYIKSLKNMVKEASVEIGGGELVVLLKEEDVANIKKEIKSIENDVTDKTGQKTTIEIGENIKAIGGAIVKTKNGEIEVNNTIDARMLRFKKALRSEVAKVLFK, translated from the coding sequence ATGAGCTCAGGGGCAGAAAAAATAGTATCAAACATAATATCAGATGCTCAAAGTAAGGCTGATGCAACAATCCAGAAGGCCCAAGAGGAAACCACTGCAATCTTAGAAGAAGGTAAAAATAAAGCCCAAATGGAAAGTGAGAAGATCCTGGAAAACGCCGAAAAACAGGCCAACATGAAATACCAGCAGTTAATCTCAGAAGCCAAAATGAACTCCAAAAGAATGGAATTGGAGGCAAGGGAAGAAATTATCGAAGAATCTTTCAGGAAAGCTCGTGAAGAACTCAAAAAAATAGCATCAACTTCAACAGAAGAGTATATAAAATCTCTTAAAAATATGGTAAAAGAAGCTTCAGTTGAGATTGGTGGTGGGGAATTAGTTGTACTTCTTAAAGAAGAGGATGTTGCCAATATAAAAAAGGAAATAAAATCCATTGAGAACGATGTTACTGATAAAACAGGACAAAAAACAACCATAGAAATTGGAGAAAACATAAAAGCCATTGGAGGAGCAATTGTAAAAACCAAAAATGGCGAGATCGAAGTAAACAACACAATAGATGCTAGGATGCTGAGATTCAAGAAAGCTCTAAGATCAGAGGTTGCAAAGGTGCTGTTCAAATAA
- a CDS encoding V-type ATP synthase subunit C, with translation MVEDITAIVSTLGFSSPEAFIGLLFLVLAVIGAIVVVVTIRPVLEYYPYTSTNARIRARIGRLFNEKQISEIVEADNLEEVKNYLRGVPAYATYIEEYNLEKALDSQLAETYDLIARIAPKDIKDTFEILLSKWDIRNLKSVIIAKEAGLTAEETMDLLVPFGTLKESHDKFIDAKDITEIINALESTEYAQVLEDALPAYQKTNMILPLEAALDKNYLNNLVKSVANPADDNKSLLQSYIGTIVDSTNLKMILRAKVDGLKFDDLEPYMISSGYQLREWKLKELMESEDVEGILSSLEGTDYSSVLATSVPEYSSTGSITPFESALDENIRKIAKGISHKKPIGIGPIIGFLSRKETEVRNLKIIVRGKTEQGFSNSMIKEMLV, from the coding sequence ATGGTGGAAGATATTACTGCAATAGTAAGCACACTGGGATTTTCCTCCCCTGAAGCTTTCATAGGGCTTTTATTTCTAGTATTGGCAGTCATTGGAGCCATAGTTGTTGTTGTAACTATAAGACCAGTTCTGGAGTATTATCCATATACATCCACTAATGCAAGGATAAGGGCAAGAATAGGCAGGTTATTCAACGAAAAACAGATCTCAGAGATAGTTGAAGCAGACAATTTAGAGGAAGTTAAAAACTATCTTCGGGGTGTTCCAGCATATGCTACCTATATCGAAGAGTACAATCTTGAAAAAGCTCTTGATAGTCAACTTGCAGAAACATACGATCTGATTGCAAGGATAGCTCCAAAAGATATAAAGGACACCTTTGAAATCCTTTTATCAAAATGGGATATACGAAATTTAAAGAGTGTAATAATTGCAAAGGAAGCTGGTTTAACAGCTGAAGAAACCATGGATCTTTTAGTTCCATTCGGAACTTTAAAAGAATCACATGATAAGTTCATTGATGCAAAAGATATCACAGAAATTATCAATGCATTGGAAAGCACAGAGTATGCACAGGTACTGGAAGATGCTTTACCAGCATACCAGAAAACCAACATGATCTTACCTTTAGAAGCAGCTCTCGATAAAAATTATCTGAACAACCTTGTCAAATCTGTTGCAAACCCTGCAGATGACAACAAATCTCTGTTACAGAGTTACATAGGGACCATTGTAGATTCAACTAATTTGAAGATGATCTTAAGGGCTAAAGTTGACGGACTTAAATTTGACGATTTGGAGCCTTACATGATATCATCAGGTTACCAACTCAGGGAATGGAAATTAAAAGAACTTATGGAATCTGAAGATGTTGAGGGAATCTTAAGCAGCCTTGAAGGCACTGATTACTCCAGTGTACTTGCAACTTCAGTGCCAGAATATTCCAGCACCGGGTCAATAACACCTTTCGAATCTGCACTGGACGAAAACATTAGAAAAATCGCCAAAGGCATATCTCATAAAAAACCAATTGGAATAGGACCCATAATCGGGTTCTTGAGCCGAAAGGAAACTGAGGTAAGGAATTTGAAGATCATAGTTCGCGGGAAAACAGAACAGGGATTCTCAAATTCCATGATTAAGGAGATGTTAGTATGA
- a CDS encoding V-type ATP synthase subunit F — protein MSSQVAVMADSDTVTGFKLGGVKEGYPIKDMEEAEKTLKELVKKDFSIIIITEKIADGIRETIDKFTKASTLPMIIEIPDKTGSIKRESDPMRELIKRVIGVEMVK, from the coding sequence ATGAGTTCACAAGTAGCAGTAATGGCTGACTCAGATACAGTAACAGGCTTCAAACTTGGAGGGGTAAAAGAAGGTTACCCAATCAAAGATATGGAAGAAGCTGAAAAAACCCTTAAAGAACTTGTAAAAAAAGATTTTTCTATTATAATAATAACAGAAAAGATCGCAGACGGAATAAGGGAAACGATAGATAAGTTCACAAAAGCAAGCACATTACCTATGATAATTGAAATACCAGATAAAACAGGCTCGATTAAGAGGGAATCTGACCCTATGAGAGAGCTTATTAAAAGAGTAATTGGGGTTGAGATGGTAAAATGA
- a CDS encoding ATP synthase subunit A — MITGNIIKIAGPVIVANGMKGTQMHEMVKVGDDKLIGEIIELKGDTATIQVYEETAGMKPGEHIESTGGPLSVELGPGILGSIFDGIQRPLETIKMITGDYIKRGIQVPSIPKDKKWSFKPTVKVGEEVKGGDVIGEVQETSAIVHKIMIPPKVEGAIKSIAGEGDYTVEEDIAEVETSTGSVKVQMMQKWPVRVGRPYKKKLDPDIPLVTGQRAQDTFFPIAKGGTSAMPGPFGSGKTVTQQQLAKWADADIIVYVGCGERGNEMTEVLTEFPELEDPKSGKPLMDRTILIANTSNMPVAAREACVYTGITIAEYFRDMGYDVALMADSTSRWAEAMREISGRLEEMPGEEGYPAYLASRLAQFYERSGRIITIGTEDKESSVTIVGAVSPPGGDLSEPVTQNTLRISKVFWALDASLADKRHFPSIDWLQSYSLYVDSVEDWWNQGVGEEWRNHRDEAMALLQKESELQEIVQLVGPDALPDKERITLETTRMIREDFLQQNAFHEIDTYCPPKKQYEMLKTIIMFQEHATAALERGAASSEIIAVPVKADIGRMKYIPEAEFDEKIKEIQDKVIKQCSEV, encoded by the coding sequence ATGATTACAGGAAATATAATAAAGATAGCAGGTCCCGTTATTGTTGCAAACGGCATGAAGGGAACGCAGATGCATGAGATGGTCAAAGTCGGTGACGACAAACTCATAGGCGAGATCATCGAACTTAAGGGCGACACAGCCACAATCCAAGTTTACGAAGAAACAGCAGGTATGAAACCTGGAGAACATATTGAAAGTACAGGAGGACCATTATCCGTTGAACTGGGTCCAGGTATATTAGGATCTATATTTGACGGAATTCAGAGGCCTCTTGAAACCATCAAAATGATAACAGGGGACTACATCAAAAGAGGTATACAGGTCCCTTCAATACCTAAAGATAAAAAATGGAGCTTCAAGCCAACAGTAAAAGTAGGTGAAGAAGTTAAAGGCGGAGATGTTATAGGAGAAGTCCAGGAAACATCCGCAATTGTCCATAAAATTATGATACCACCAAAAGTGGAAGGTGCCATAAAAAGTATCGCTGGAGAAGGAGACTACACTGTTGAAGAAGACATCGCAGAAGTTGAAACATCAACAGGATCAGTTAAAGTTCAGATGATGCAGAAATGGCCTGTAAGAGTTGGAAGACCATACAAAAAGAAACTTGACCCAGATATACCACTTGTAACCGGTCAAAGGGCACAGGATACATTTTTCCCAATTGCTAAAGGTGGAACATCAGCTATGCCAGGTCCATTCGGATCAGGTAAAACCGTTACACAGCAGCAGCTTGCAAAATGGGCTGACGCAGACATAATTGTCTACGTAGGATGTGGAGAACGTGGAAATGAGATGACAGAAGTTCTAACAGAGTTCCCCGAACTTGAAGACCCAAAAAGTGGTAAACCACTCATGGACAGAACAATACTCATTGCAAACACATCAAACATGCCTGTTGCAGCAAGGGAAGCCTGTGTTTACACTGGTATAACCATAGCAGAATACTTCCGTGATATGGGATACGATGTAGCTTTAATGGCTGACTCAACCTCACGTTGGGCTGAAGCTATGAGAGAGATCTCAGGAAGACTTGAAGAGATGCCTGGTGAAGAAGGATACCCCGCATATCTTGCATCAAGACTTGCACAGTTCTACGAGAGATCCGGAAGGATCATTACCATAGGTACAGAAGATAAAGAGTCATCAGTAACAATTGTAGGTGCAGTATCCCCTCCAGGTGGTGACCTTTCAGAACCTGTCACACAGAATACACTACGTATATCTAAAGTGTTCTGGGCACTTGATGCATCACTTGCAGATAAACGTCACTTCCCATCAATAGACTGGCTGCAGAGTTACTCACTCTACGTTGACAGTGTAGAAGACTGGTGGAACCAAGGTGTGGGTGAAGAGTGGAGAAATCACAGAGACGAAGCAATGGCACTCCTACAGAAAGAATCTGAATTACAGGAAATTGTACAGCTCGTTGGTCCAGATGCACTTCCAGACAAAGAAAGGATCACCCTTGAAACAACAAGGATGATAAGGGAAGACTTCTTACAGCAGAACGCATTCCATGAGATAGACACATACTGTCCGCCTAAAAAACAGTACGAGATGCTCAAAACCATTATCATGTTCCAGGAACATGCCACAGCTGCACTTGAGAGGGGAGCAGCATCAAGTGAAATCATAGCCGTTCCTGTAAAAGCAGATATAGGAAGGATGAAGTATATACCTGAAGCTGAATTTGATGAGAAAATCAAAGAAATTCAGGATAAAGTAATCAAACAATGCAGCGAGGTATGA
- a CDS encoding ATP synthase subunit B, producing MKIDIKTKEYTTVSEVSGPLMIVEGVEGVAYNEIVEIETPAGEQRRGQVLEVSEGLAVVQIFEGTSDLNTSTTKVRFTGETAKLGVSTDMLGRIFNGTGKPIDGGPEIIPEKELDINGNPMNPSAREFPAEFIETGVSTIDGMNTLVRGQKLPIFSGSGLPHNELAAQIARQAKVIGEETEFAVIFAAMGITHEEANYFMRDFERTGALERVTVFMNLADDPAIERIITPKMALTTAEYFAFEKNMHVLVILTDLTNYCEALREISAARDEVPGRRGYPGYMYTDLATMYERAGRIRGKEGSITQMPILVMPQDDITHPIPDLTGYITEGQIVLSRDLYRKGIYPPVDVLPSLSRLMSGGIGEGQTREDHSGVSDQLYSAYAEGRDLRDLMAVVGEEALTERDRKFLHFADAFEKQFITQTKDEDRSIEETLTLGWELLSLLPEAELKRVRAEHIPKYHPAYK from the coding sequence ATGAAAATAGATATCAAAACAAAGGAATACACAACAGTTTCCGAAGTTTCCGGTCCTCTCATGATTGTTGAAGGTGTTGAAGGTGTTGCCTATAACGAGATCGTTGAAATTGAAACACCCGCTGGTGAACAGAGAAGAGGTCAGGTTCTAGAGGTTAGTGAAGGTCTGGCTGTTGTGCAGATCTTTGAAGGAACAAGCGATCTGAACACATCAACCACCAAAGTTCGATTCACAGGTGAAACAGCAAAACTCGGTGTTTCCACCGACATGCTCGGAAGGATCTTTAACGGTACAGGTAAACCTATAGACGGCGGCCCAGAGATAATACCAGAAAAGGAACTGGACATCAACGGTAACCCAATGAACCCTTCAGCAAGGGAATTCCCAGCAGAATTCATAGAAACCGGTGTATCAACAATAGATGGAATGAACACCCTTGTTCGTGGACAGAAATTGCCTATATTTTCAGGTTCAGGTCTGCCACACAACGAGCTTGCAGCACAGATTGCAAGGCAGGCAAAGGTTATAGGTGAAGAGACCGAGTTTGCAGTTATATTTGCAGCTATGGGTATCACCCACGAAGAAGCAAACTATTTCATGAGGGATTTCGAACGTACTGGAGCTCTTGAAAGAGTTACAGTCTTCATGAATCTTGCAGACGACCCTGCAATTGAGAGGATCATCACACCTAAAATGGCCCTAACAACAGCAGAGTACTTTGCATTTGAAAAGAACATGCACGTGCTTGTTATACTCACTGACCTTACAAACTACTGTGAGGCTCTCAGGGAGATTTCAGCAGCAAGGGACGAGGTTCCAGGAAGACGTGGATACCCTGGTTACATGTACACTGACCTTGCAACAATGTACGAACGTGCAGGAAGGATAAGGGGTAAAGAAGGTTCAATCACACAGATGCCTATACTTGTTATGCCTCAAGACGACATAACCCACCCAATTCCTGACCTGACCGGTTACATCACAGAGGGACAGATTGTGTTAAGCAGGGACCTTTACAGGAAAGGTATATACCCACCGGTAGATGTTTTACCATCACTTTCAAGGTTGATGAGTGGTGGAATTGGTGAAGGTCAAACAAGAGAAGACCACAGCGGTGTCTCAGACCAGCTTTACTCAGCATATGCTGAGGGACGTGACCTGCGTGATTTAATGGCCGTTGTGGGTGAGGAAGCACTCACAGAAAGGGACAGGAAGTTCCTGCACTTTGCAGACGCATTTGAGAAACAGTTCATAACCCAGACTAAAGACGAAGACAGGTCCATCGAAGAAACATTAACCCTTGGTTGGGAACTTTTAAGCCTTTTACCTGAAGCTGAACTCAAACGTGTGCGTGCTGAACACATTCCTAAATACCACCCGGCATACAAATAA
- a CDS encoding V-type ATP synthase subunit D produces the protein MAQEMIEGINPTRMELLKLKDREKLAVKGHSLLKEKRNALIMEFFNILERVKGSRENVEEKLKEAYKDLATAQIVMGDLAVRKASMAVKESVEVDIDSRSIMGVVVPVIESKTTKTRTMVDRGYGFVDTSVKLDEAAKKFEESIELIIELGEIEKTIILLANEIESTKRRVNALEHIIIPRIENTVKYIEMRLEEMERENFVRLKMIKKTMEMD, from the coding sequence ATGGCTCAAGAGATGATAGAAGGAATCAATCCGACAAGGATGGAACTTCTAAAACTGAAAGATAGGGAAAAACTTGCAGTTAAAGGTCACAGCCTCCTCAAAGAGAAGAGGAATGCTTTAATCATGGAGTTTTTCAACATACTTGAACGTGTTAAAGGTTCAAGAGAAAATGTTGAAGAAAAACTTAAGGAGGCCTACAAGGATCTGGCAACTGCCCAGATAGTAATGGGAGATCTTGCTGTCCGTAAAGCTTCAATGGCTGTTAAAGAATCAGTTGAAGTTGACATTGACTCTCGAAGTATAATGGGTGTTGTTGTACCAGTAATAGAATCCAAAACCACCAAAACAAGGACCATGGTTGACAGAGGATACGGTTTCGTTGACACCTCTGTAAAACTTGATGAAGCAGCCAAAAAATTCGAAGAATCCATTGAACTCATAATCGAACTTGGAGAAATAGAAAAAACAATAATACTCCTAGCAAACGAGATAGAATCAACAAAAAGACGTGTTAACGCCCTTGAACATATAATCATTCCAAGGATTGAAAACACCGTCAAATACATTGAGATGAGGCTCGAAGAGATGGAAAGAGAGAATTTCGTAAGGTTGAAAATGATCAAAAAAACCATGGAGATGGATTAA